The genomic DNA CGGTATATAGATCGTTTAAAGACGTAAACCAATTTATGTCGGAATTAAAAGACCTTTTAAAAGACAAAGAAGATGGCGGCAAAGGCTCTGCTACTGAAGCAGACATACAAAAAGCCTCCCTATCAATAATCAAAGATAAGACCCAAAAATAATGCTTATAGACAGTCATGCGCACTTAGTTTCCTTAGAAGATATCAGTGAAGTACTCCAAAGGGCTAAAGAAAATAATATAGAGAAAATAGTTTCTATCTCGTCTGATATTCCATCCACTAAAGACACTATTGAACTCAGCCTTGAGCATGATTATATATTTGCCACTACGGGTGTTCACCCGCACAACGCTGCACAAATGAGCGATCAAGTCCTAGCTGGTATAGACCAATATGCTGAGCATGAAAGGGTTGTGGCAATAGGAGAGACTGGGCTTGATTATTTCTATATGAACTCTGAGAAAGATATTCAGATAAACTCGTTCACCCAGCAAATAAGAATGAGCAAAAAACACTCCCTGCCCTTAATTATCCATGTCAGGGACGCACATGAAGACATGCTCCAAATACTAAGCGATGAGGATTTGGCAGATCCCCCAGGGGTTATCCACTGCTTCACGGGAGATTATGAGACGGCTGCTAAGTATTTGGATCTTGGGTTTTATATTTCATTCTCAGGCATTGTGACATTTAAACGATCTGAAGAGCTGAGAGATGCCGCCGAAAAAATACCTACAGATAGAATATTAATTGAAACCGATTCTCCATACCTTGCTCCCGTACCTCATAGAGGAAAGCCAAATGAGCCCTCATATGTTCAGCATGTTGCCGAAACAGTTGCAGAGGTAAGAGGAATTTCGTTTGAGCAGTTGGCTGAGCTGACCAAAGAAAATGCCGAAAGACTGTTCAGGATATAATCTCACCCAACCAAGAGAACAAAATGGCTGAAAAACCAAAAATAGGAATCACTATGGGCGATCCCAATGGAGTTGGCCCAGAGGTAATTGCAAAAGCGCTTAAAAACACGGACCTTACATCGGGCTGTGAGTTTGTAGTGTATGGCGATACAGAGGTTCTAAGAAAAGCAGGATTAGATTCGCAATCTGAAATAAAGGTAGTAGAGTGCTCCGATTTTGAAACCGCTGATTTAAACCCTGGCTTTATTGATAAAAAAGCAGGCCAGGCAAGCCTTGATTATATAGAGACTGCAGTTGAAGCAGCTTTAGCTAAAGAAATTGATGCCTTTGTTACAGCGCCCATAAGCAAAGAGTCTACCCACCTTGCCGGCTCGAGTTATCCGGGACACACTGAGATGTTAAAGGATCTAACAGGCGCTGAGCAGGCAGTAATGATGTTTGAGGGAAGTAAGTTCAAAGTGATGCTGGTTACGATTCACGAGGCCTTGGCCGATGTCCCAAATTTAATAACTAAAGAGAGAGTCCTGGAAACTATTAAGATTACAAATGATGCCTTATTAAATCTATTTAAAATTGAGAATCCCAAAGTTGTCGCCTGCGGCCTAAATCCTCATGCGGGAGAGTCCGGAGCATTCGGCAGACAAGAGATAGACCAGATTGTCCCGGCAATTACCCAAGCCAAAGAGCTAGGAATAGATATTGATGGCCCCCTTCCGGCTGACACGCTTTTCTACTATGCAAACCAAGGGAAATGGGACGCAGTTGTCGCAATGTATCACGATCAGGGGCTTATACCGTTTAAGATGATCTCTTTTAATGACGGGGTAAATATAACACTTGGGCTTCCGATAATTAGGACCTCCCCCGATCATGGAACGGCATTTGATATTGCCTGGCAGGGAAAGGCTGATCCATCCAGCATGAAGGAGGCAATTAAAGTAGCCGTTAAGCTTGCCAGAAATAAATCAGCTTAATGTTCTGTTAGTAGTAAATAGAAGCGGAAGCACTTCTCCTGATTTCTCTCGTATTACAATATCGTAAAGCCCTGCGCTAGGTGTCTCATCAAGGTTAATTTCAATTACAGTTTTGTTAGTCTGTTTTGCAACCAGACCCATAGAAGCTGCGGGCTCAACTACGCCGGATGTGCCTATTATCAGCATTACTTGGGACTGTTCTATTGCACTAAGTGCAGCGTCTATGACAGACATATCTATCATCTCGCCAAACCAAACTACGTTTGGTCTTCCAAGCTCGCCGCATGATTTGCACTTTGGAGGCAGCTCTGAAAGAGGCACTTCAAAACTCTGCTCGATCTCTCCGCACTTTGTGCATCTTATCTGCCATATGTTTCCATGCATCTCAATCACATCTTGGCTTCCTGCCATTTGATGAAGCCCGTCTATGTTCTGGGTTATTAGCGTCATTTTTTGGACATTCTGAGCAAGCTCTACAAGAGCGTAGTGCCCGGGGTTGGGTTTAGCGTCTTTAACCGCGTTTCTTCTCCAATCGTACCACTCCCACACAAGCTTTGGGTCTTTCCAAAATGCATCGGGTGTGGCAAGCTCCTCGGGCCGGTAATTTTGCCAAAGCCCCTCTTCACCCCTGAAAATAGGAACGCCGCTCTCAGCTGAAATTCCTGCACCTGTGAGCACGACAATTTGAGTTGCTTTTTCTATTTCTTCTCTTGCTTGAGCAATTTTTTCTTCAAGTTCACTCATATCTTTTTCCTTTAACTAGAGTACCTTAATCACAGAAAAAAGCTTTATATTAAGGGATAAACTATCTGAGCCTGGGCAATAGCCTGAGGATGTACAATTACTTTCTGAGAGTTTTGCCATTGTACCACAACCATCTTGTGCCCTATCTGATTGCCCTTTGAGTCTGTTTTAAATTTTCCGTAGAAAGTATCAAACTCAAGACTCTTGGCGGTCTGTCTAAGAGCTTTATCCTCAAGAGTCTTGGCACACTCTATGCATTTCTCCAGCACTAGACCGATGTTATATCCTTGGGCGGCAACGTAGTCTGGTGCTTTGCCATACTCTTTTAGGAAACTTGTGTAAAACTCTCTAGGTGTCGGTCCAATATCGGGCTTAATTTGAACCCCCCTCTCCCACTGGCTTGAAGATAAAGCTCCCTGAGCATTGTTACCGAGTTCGTCTTTAAATAGTTTTATGGAAGCCGCAACAAAGGCTCTAGCTTTAGTGTTTATATTGTTAGAGGACAGCCACTTTGCAATAGCTATATCATCCTCTGCCCTAGCAACAGAAAGGATAAGGTCTGCGTTATAGCCAACAAGTTTTGCTAAGTAAATTTTAAACTCGGCTGAACCTGAAATGAATTTAAATTCCCTTACATCAAAACCCTTTTGTTCAGAGTAAGCTTTGGCGGCATTTGCAATGCGGGAGGAAAAGCCGGAGTTGCTGGCAGAGAAGATCGCAACTCTTTTTGCCTGCGGATCTGCTTTTCTGACGCAGTCTATAATTCCGTATGAGTAATGGCTGGCAGGAGTTATGGCATTTATGACACAGCTAAAGTTCCTCTCTTCTATTTCATCTGTTGAGCCGCCGTGGTTCCAAAGCGTCATATCATGTTCTTGTGCAACCTCGCAAGCAGCTAGCGCCAAAGAGCTTGAGTATGGACCCAGGAGAATGTCTACCTTATCTTTAAGAATTA from Thermodesulfobacteriota bacterium includes the following:
- a CDS encoding TatD family hydrolase codes for the protein MLIDSHAHLVSLEDISEVLQRAKENNIEKIVSISSDIPSTKDTIELSLEHDYIFATTGVHPHNAAQMSDQVLAGIDQYAEHERVVAIGETGLDYFYMNSEKDIQINSFTQQIRMSKKHSLPLIIHVRDAHEDMLQILSDEDLADPPGVIHCFTGDYETAAKYLDLGFYISFSGIVTFKRSEELRDAAEKIPTDRILIETDSPYLAPVPHRGKPNEPSYVQHVAETVAEVRGISFEQLAELTKENAERLFRI
- the pdxA gene encoding 4-hydroxythreonine-4-phosphate dehydrogenase PdxA, yielding MAEKPKIGITMGDPNGVGPEVIAKALKNTDLTSGCEFVVYGDTEVLRKAGLDSQSEIKVVECSDFETADLNPGFIDKKAGQASLDYIETAVEAALAKEIDAFVTAPISKESTHLAGSSYPGHTEMLKDLTGAEQAVMMFEGSKFKVMLVTIHEALADVPNLITKERVLETIKITNDALLNLFKIENPKVVACGLNPHAGESGAFGRQEIDQIVPAITQAKELGIDIDGPLPADTLFYYANQGKWDAVVAMYHDQGLIPFKMISFNDGVNITLGLPIIRTSPDHGTAFDIAWQGKADPSSMKEAIKVAVKLARNKSA
- a CDS encoding NAD-dependent deacylase — protein: MSELEEKIAQAREEIEKATQIVVLTGAGISAESGVPIFRGEEGLWQNYRPEELATPDAFWKDPKLVWEWYDWRRNAVKDAKPNPGHYALVELAQNVQKMTLITQNIDGLHQMAGSQDVIEMHGNIWQIRCTKCGEIEQSFEVPLSELPPKCKSCGELGRPNVVWFGEMIDMSVIDAALSAIEQSQVMLIIGTSGVVEPAASMGLVAKQTNKTVIEINLDETPSAGLYDIVIREKSGEVLPLLFTTNRTLS
- a CDS encoding amino acid ABC transporter substrate-binding protein, which produces MNIKVGISISLSGNYSVQGIESFEGLKLWVKHINNRRGIFVEDSNKPHLVELMHYDDQSTVELCRANTEKLILKDKVDILLGPYSSSLALAACEVAQEHDMTLWNHGGSTDEIEERNFSCVINAITPASHYSYGIIDCVRKADPQAKRVAIFSASNSGFSSRIANAAKAYSEQKGFDVREFKFISGSAEFKIYLAKLVGYNADLILSVARAEDDIAIAKWLSSNNINTKARAFVAASIKLFKDELGNNAQGALSSSQWERGVQIKPDIGPTPREFYTSFLKEYGKAPDYVAAQGYNIGLVLEKCIECAKTLEDKALRQTAKSLEFDTFYGKFKTDSKGNQIGHKMVVVQWQNSQKVIVHPQAIAQAQIVYPLI